In Sulfuracidifex metallicus DSM 6482 = JCM 9184, a single window of DNA contains:
- a CDS encoding helix-turn-helix domain-containing protein: MILYATIKTPYIFTFDSNMKGEFIIFDVKASGPSSRILLEVKSDQAVVEKVCNTFSRVGKQTFLCSMTSDSKIARVVASYSILRGIMFADSVVWIFILEGYGELKNVLRDLLEVTKGVRVLKVRKVNSTEPLTVKQEQIVKIALDSGFYDFPRKITEKELAKRLNVSQSSLSEILRRAEKNIISDYFRRRGL; this comes from the coding sequence TTGATACTTTACGCAACAATAAAGACTCCATATATATTCACATTTGATAGCAACATGAAGGGAGAATTTATCATATTTGATGTTAAGGCTAGCGGTCCTTCATCGAGAATACTGTTGGAAGTAAAAAGCGATCAGGCAGTAGTAGAAAAAGTGTGCAATACCTTCTCTAGGGTTGGAAAACAAACCTTCCTTTGCTCTATGACGTCCGATTCCAAAATAGCTAGAGTCGTAGCTTCTTATTCTATCCTTAGGGGAATCATGTTTGCGGATTCGGTAGTATGGATCTTCATTCTAGAGGGATATGGAGAGCTCAAGAACGTGTTGAGGGATCTTTTAGAGGTAACTAAAGGAGTTAGGGTCCTAAAAGTTAGGAAGGTAAACAGCACCGAACCATTAACTGTCAAACAAGAACAAATCGTAAAAATAGCTCTGGATTCAGGTTTTTACGACTTCCCACGTAAAATAACAGAGAAAGAATTGGCTAAGAGATTGAATGTAAGCCAGTCTTCCCTTAGCGAAATACTTAGAAGAGCAGAAAAAAATATTATAAGTGATTATTTCAGAAGGAGGGGTTTATGA
- a CDS encoding glycosyltransferase 87 family protein yields the protein MDYQQATAVNVSMLTFLMSMLLYNNSYIDPYVVVTNLILIITSGFLLFIKIPARYSWALIDIEFFVSITEIFFFHGDLSPLSNYAVALMALFLTVLYAISRTYEKVPEFSLIYGILFSFLMSAFARLGTDEEMIDYYSAHVFLEGLNPYLPENTASVYSHFPFFNPVCFGTPFTTGGVVTTLGYPSLSFLVQVPSNIIHSDPNYVNFFFYLLTFVSLYLILRKGESLEIYPYFLFPTLINLDYTLFPDGGIPDIIWVFFVILSLQSEKIFWKGLFYGVAISLKQVPLALLPFYLYYLRREGYSVVKFVFYSAFTFVIFNIYFIVKSPLSYFKDIISPETANLLQVSDGISQISVGNLFFLFKPFFGVSMFIIFLGEFYFFVKYYEKFKESWVGFPFFIFLFNYRSLWNYLMYWPFLFFALKSRSTKKMNIKSNVPLRTLAFLSVGIIFLAAAFHYPFLQYASSFEVQVLHVDQSKGYVQCLILNVSFSNNPYAQGKIVPLFRILPYYGWKSINGIMWKSNASYLGPGQWEIVKLYPYFPTQKFEVQQFEVEAYYGQLQGYVLVNPG from the coding sequence GTGGATTATCAGCAAGCTACTGCCGTAAATGTTTCCATGCTTACGTTTTTAATGTCCATGCTCTTATATAATAACTCATATATTGATCCTTATGTCGTTGTAACTAACTTAATTTTAATTATTACTTCAGGATTTCTACTTTTCATAAAAATTCCTGCTAGATATTCATGGGCTCTAATAGATATAGAATTTTTTGTCTCAATAACCGAAATATTTTTCTTTCACGGCGACTTATCTCCGTTATCTAATTATGCTGTAGCTTTAATGGCGTTATTTTTAACGGTACTCTATGCAATCTCTAGGACTTATGAAAAGGTGCCTGAGTTTTCCTTGATTTACGGAATTCTTTTCTCCTTTCTCATGTCTGCCTTCGCGAGGCTTGGGACAGATGAGGAAATGATAGATTATTACTCAGCGCATGTGTTTCTTGAAGGTCTTAATCCATACTTACCCGAGAACACTGCCTCAGTTTATTCTCACTTTCCATTCTTTAATCCAGTTTGTTTCGGAACTCCGTTTACTACTGGAGGAGTAGTGACTACGTTAGGTTATCCATCTCTGTCCTTTCTTGTTCAAGTTCCATCTAACATAATTCATTCCGATCCAAACTACGTTAATTTCTTCTTCTATCTACTTACTTTTGTTTCACTTTACTTAATCCTAAGGAAGGGGGAAAGTTTGGAGATTTACCCATACTTTTTGTTCCCTACTCTGATTAACCTAGATTATACCCTTTTCCCCGATGGTGGAATTCCGGACATAATATGGGTGTTCTTCGTTATCTTATCTCTGCAATCGGAGAAGATTTTCTGGAAGGGGTTATTTTACGGAGTAGCCATTTCCTTAAAGCAGGTTCCGTTGGCTCTACTACCTTTTTACCTTTACTATCTGAGGCGAGAAGGGTATAGTGTAGTTAAATTCGTTTTTTATTCTGCATTTACATTTGTAATTTTTAATATATATTTTATTGTAAAGTCTCCTCTTTCTTACTTTAAGGATATTATTTCTCCGGAGACTGCTAACTTGTTGCAAGTTAGTGATGGAATTTCACAAATATCAGTAGGTAACTTGTTCTTCCTCTTTAAACCTTTCTTTGGCGTTTCGATGTTTATAATTTTTTTAGGAGAATTTTATTTTTTTGTAAAATATTATGAAAAATTTAAAGAAAGTTGGGTAGGATTTCCTTTCTTTATTTTTTTATTCAACTATAGATCTCTATGGAATTATTTGATGTATTGGCCTTTCCTTTTCTTTGCGTTAAAATCAAGAAGTACCAAAAAAATGAATATAAAAAGCAACGTACCGCTTAGGACATTGGCTTTCCTTTCAGTGGGAATAATTTTCCTTGCTGCAGCATTTCATTATCCTTTTCTACAATACGCAAGCTCATTTGAGGTACAAGTACTTCATGTAGACCAGAGTAAAGGTTATGTTCAATGCTTGATTCTCAACGTTAGCTTCTCCAATAACCCTTACGCGCAGGGGAAAATTGTACCTCTTTTCAGAATATTACCTTACTACGGCTGGAAGTCTATAAACGGAATAATGTGGAAATCCAATGCAAGTTATCTTGGTCCAGGACAATGGGAGATCGTTAAATTGTATCCATATTTTCCCACTCAGAAGTTTGAGGTACAACAGTTCGAGGTGGAGGCGTATTATGGGCAGCTCCAAGGATACGTCTTGGTAAATCCGGGGTAA
- a CDS encoding PaREP1 family protein, with product MKAKDLFNLANDLLNEGIMEDSCEIFFKAAVEAVKNIAKGLNAKEILNKVKEKGDWQVEDLFKVIIFAEERGIHLKRYWDSAMMVLNCDGTTELTRERSKDILKLIEISDELISSNMQ from the coding sequence ATGAAAGCTAAGGATCTGTTTAATTTAGCTAATGATCTACTGAACGAGGGTATAATGGAAGACTCATGTGAAATATTCTTCAAGGCTGCAGTTGAGGCTGTAAAAAACATTGCCAAAGGCTTGAACGCTAAGGAAATTTTAAATAAAGTGAAAGAAAAAGGCGATTGGCAAGTTGAGGATCTGTTCAAGGTGATAATATTTGCAGAGGAAAGGGGAATCCATCTAAAAAGATACTGGGACTCAGCCATGATGGTACTAAACTGCGACGGAACTACGGAGCTAACTAGAGAGCGCTCTAAGGATATACTTAAACTGATAGAAATATCTGATGAGCTAATATCAAGTAATATGCAATAG
- a CDS encoding aminotransferase class I/II-fold pyridoxal phosphate-dependent enzyme produces MKHGGFSWNKGEPPNVKDFSVNLNPLGVPKEIEELIKDAINLKVYRYYPQYNYKCLKENIGEIFDVNPSYIEIYNGVSEFLSLLTDEYSCPQPNYGEYPCYNKYTVKEEGNSYVYDLRGTKVITSNPVNPTGSLIDESEILEFLADKRELVLDESFMDLSDGKSFRNKIEEYPNLVVLSSFTKSLSIPGLRMGFSFSIKQKVRHIPWRVNSIANYVFSNANPKKIREFLNKSKEKVIEIRDNFEKMFPFKIYDTHAPFVLVEFPIPTKIINKFLIENGYYIREPEGFIGLRDTHARISLRDDVQDLVKVLNSLSPKTFKLKS; encoded by the coding sequence ATGAAACACGGAGGTTTCTCATGGAACAAGGGTGAGCCGCCCAACGTTAAAGACTTCAGCGTCAACCTTAATCCCCTTGGAGTACCAAAGGAGATAGAGGAATTAATTAAAGATGCAATAAATTTAAAAGTATACAGATATTATCCTCAATACAACTATAAATGTTTAAAGGAAAATATAGGAGAAATTTTTGATGTGAACCCTTCCTATATAGAGATATACAACGGTGTCTCAGAATTCCTGTCACTCTTGACTGATGAATACTCTTGCCCACAGCCTAACTATGGTGAATATCCTTGTTATAACAAATATACAGTCAAAGAGGAAGGTAACAGTTACGTTTATGATTTAAGAGGAACTAAAGTGATAACCAGTAACCCCGTAAATCCTACTGGATCTTTAATCGATGAGAGTGAAATACTTGAATTTCTTGCAGACAAAAGAGAGCTCGTATTGGATGAATCATTTATGGATTTAAGCGACGGAAAGAGCTTTAGAAACAAGATTGAGGAATATCCTAACCTTGTTGTGTTGTCATCCTTCACTAAGTCCCTATCTATACCAGGTTTAAGGATGGGTTTCTCATTTTCGATAAAACAAAAGGTAAGACATATTCCATGGAGGGTTAACTCCATAGCTAACTACGTTTTTTCCAACGCCAATCCAAAAAAAATTAGAGAATTCCTAAATAAATCCAAGGAAAAAGTTATAGAAATTAGAGATAATTTCGAAAAAATGTTCCCCTTTAAAATCTACGATACCCATGCTCCTTTTGTTTTGGTTGAGTTCCCTATTCCAACTAAGATAATTAATAAGTTTCTAATTGAAAATGGATATTATATCAGGGAACCTGAAGGGTTCATTGGATTAAGGGATACACACGCTAGAATCTCCTTAAGGGATGATGTTCAAGACCTTGTAAAAGTCTTGAACTCACTATCTCCAAAAACTTTTAAATTGAAATCTTAG
- a CDS encoding GtrA family protein, with the protein MSKLLKFMIVGGLGTIVNEGVYITSAKFIPIAGALLLGIEISIIFNFFLNDWWTFKGMGVNTTLPLRLVKFHVSSALGGVVQYFTTILFLIEFLHFTTLSEIFIYLFLYNYLNSSSLTLLFTNFLGIVSSFAIRFITSIKYVWS; encoded by the coding sequence GTGTCGAAGCTACTGAAATTCATGATTGTCGGAGGTCTCGGTACAATAGTTAACGAGGGAGTTTATATAACATCTGCAAAGTTTATACCTATAGCGGGAGCCCTCCTTTTGGGAATAGAGATTTCAATTATATTTAACTTCTTCCTAAATGACTGGTGGACGTTTAAGGGAATGGGAGTGAATACTACATTACCCTTGAGATTAGTTAAATTCCATGTATCATCAGCTTTAGGGGGTGTAGTACAGTACTTTACCACTATATTATTCCTAATAGAATTTTTACACTTTACTACGTTATCTGAGATATTTATTTATTTGTTTCTATATAATTACCTTAATAGTTCGTCTTTGACCCTATTATTTACCAACTTCCTAGGGATAGTTTCAAGCTTTGCAATAAGGTTCATAACTAGCATTAAATACGTATGGTCTTAA
- a CDS encoding site-specific integrase translates to MAEVGNHLGKIGNHLKHILETNIMPILDIDKLTNEQKIRLFAYVTEEKGITYEQLGISKATGWRYKKGLREIPKEVIEKVLSFLAPDEIARVVYGKKIEKADINDLLKVINTTVEDPQFRSLLFMMLNRFLGEYVKQNTNSYAVTEEDLKLFEKILEQKSKATKEERLRHIKYAMRDLSFSLSPDSLKEYIVELAAEEGPNVARHRANTLKLFIKEVVMPKNPILGQMLYNSFKVPRVEYKYSPPPLSLELLKKIFNSIDHLGAKTFFLILAETGLRVGEVYSLTLEQVDLENGIIKLMKSSATKRAYISFLHKETIEWIKKNYLPFREDFISKYEKAVQQIGGDVEKWKLKFFPFQLADLRSEIKEGMRRVGKEFRLYDLRSFFASYMAKAGVSPFIINVLQGRIAPGQFKILQQHYFVISDIELKKIYEEKAPILLFSNPSAIHKSVVSLLTSLNTDSGM, encoded by the coding sequence ATGGCCGAGGTCGGAAACCATCTAGGAAAAATCGGAAACCATCTTAAACATATACTGGAAACTAATATTATGCCAATACTGGATATAGATAAACTCACCAATGAGCAAAAAATCCGATTATTTGCATATGTAACTGAAGAAAAGGGAATAACTTATGAGCAGTTAGGAATTTCAAAAGCTACTGGTTGGAGGTATAAGAAAGGGCTTAGGGAAATACCTAAAGAAGTAATAGAGAAAGTACTGAGTTTTCTTGCACCAGATGAAATAGCCAGGGTAGTTTACGGTAAGAAGATAGAGAAAGCTGATATTAACGATTTGTTAAAAGTGATAAATACTACAGTAGAGGATCCTCAGTTCCGTTCTCTTCTTTTTATGATGCTAAACAGGTTCTTAGGAGAATATGTAAAACAGAACACTAACAGTTATGCAGTAACTGAAGAAGACCTAAAACTGTTTGAGAAAATTTTAGAACAGAAAAGCAAGGCAACAAAGGAGGAGAGACTAAGACATATAAAATATGCAATGAGGGATCTAAGTTTTTCACTTTCACCAGACTCTCTTAAGGAGTATATAGTAGAATTAGCAGCGGAGGAAGGGCCTAACGTGGCTAGGCATAGAGCTAACACACTGAAACTCTTTATTAAAGAAGTAGTAATGCCAAAAAACCCAATTTTAGGGCAAATGTTATACAATTCCTTTAAGGTGCCTAGAGTTGAGTATAAGTATTCTCCACCACCGCTTTCTTTAGAATTGTTAAAGAAGATCTTTAACTCAATAGACCACTTAGGTGCTAAAACATTCTTCCTAATTTTAGCCGAAACTGGACTACGGGTAGGAGAAGTGTACTCTCTAACCTTAGAGCAAGTAGATTTAGAAAATGGGATAATTAAGCTGATGAAAAGCAGTGCAACAAAGAGAGCTTATATTTCATTCCTTCATAAAGAAACGATTGAATGGATAAAGAAGAATTATTTACCCTTCAGAGAAGACTTCATTTCTAAGTATGAAAAAGCAGTGCAACAGATTGGAGGAGATGTAGAGAAGTGGAAACTAAAGTTCTTCCCATTCCAATTAGCCGATTTAAGGAGTGAAATAAAGGAAGGGATGAGGAGGGTAGGGAAAGAATTTAGGCTATATGATTTGAGGAGCTTCTTTGCATCTTACATGGCTAAAGCTGGAGTATCTCCCTTTATTATAAATGTATTGCAAGGGAGAATTGCTCCAGGGCAATTCAAGATTTTGCAGCAGCACTATTTCGTTATTTCGGACATAGAGCTGAAGAAGATATATGAGGAGAAAGCCCCCATCTTATTGTTTTCCAATCCCTCGGCAATCCATAAGAGTGTAGTCTCGCTTCTAACCTCATTAAATACTGATTCTGGAATGTAA
- a CDS encoding restriction endonuclease has translation MDELDILRSSDPEDFEKFVAERVLPVLGLTVLSVTGSPNDAGCDIIAFDSKFGNKWCVQVKRYSENKKVSAKEVKDVVLGMEHYRCNRGLIVTTSELSGPALKESEDKGIDYINGSRLLAMIRQYNIPISLTSKLVSDDKRTDNSRRTRKEEMNEEEEKEPSSTKVKDDGAFLPISVSEAVKIAKEKLSRYKEVKLVSVKAHLKRLYIFRVKVSYKLKGRRSQSLILGMDGDGKVYEEVPTLVKSISCEVEYETDSEFYHNVRDKLTKEAEKQAPQEATDIEVKMESYKLAWVVSYYVLRFTVGLTKAEIIVDRQGKVKETIFDPLDERRVREFFGGKVVKLNGEVKVVREFDDKFLEELTINEVGETVKSTKRVKPEYAVSITRAFYRVQGGVSRFKEVSDGVKVDILFNNYHYLARVDNEGRIVDNVIVPDVNVYASTEKGYNRKRRCLIVREGDVIKVIDASGVVERKEIPKGIFSKLKFSVSNGITSDYSIDTNDPLELV, from the coding sequence ATGGATGAACTTGATATTTTAAGGTCTTCAGATCCTGAAGATTTCGAGAAGTTTGTAGCGGAAAGAGTACTACCCGTACTTGGTCTAACAGTACTTTCTGTCACAGGCAGCCCTAATGATGCGGGTTGTGATATTATTGCTTTCGATAGCAAGTTTGGAAATAAGTGGTGTGTACAAGTCAAGAGGTACTCTGAAAATAAGAAGGTAAGTGCAAAAGAGGTTAAGGATGTGGTCCTCGGGATGGAACACTACAGATGTAACAGAGGGCTCATAGTCACAACATCAGAACTTAGCGGTCCGGCGTTAAAAGAGTCCGAAGACAAGGGAATAGACTATATTAATGGCTCAAGGCTATTAGCGATGATAAGGCAGTATAATATTCCCATATCTTTGACGTCAAAGTTAGTGTCGGACGATAAGAGAACAGATAATAGCAGGAGAACAAGGAAAGAAGAGATGAACGAGGAAGAGGAGAAGGAACCCTCTTCTACAAAAGTAAAAGATGATGGTGCCTTCTTGCCCATCTCGGTGAGCGAAGCCGTGAAAATCGCAAAGGAGAAGCTCTCCCGTTATAAGGAGGTTAAATTGGTTTCAGTGAAAGCCCATTTAAAAAGGCTATATATTTTCAGGGTAAAAGTGAGTTATAAGTTAAAGGGTAGGAGGAGCCAAAGTCTCATACTGGGTATGGACGGTGACGGAAAAGTATATGAGGAAGTGCCAACGCTAGTTAAGAGCATCAGTTGTGAAGTTGAATATGAGACAGATTCTGAGTTCTATCATAATGTGAGGGATAAACTAACGAAGGAGGCTGAGAAGCAAGCACCTCAGGAAGCTACAGACATAGAGGTAAAGATGGAGAGTTATAAGTTAGCGTGGGTCGTTTCATACTATGTGTTGCGATTCACGGTAGGCCTGACTAAGGCGGAAATAATTGTAGACAGACAAGGTAAGGTGAAGGAGACCATCTTTGACCCATTGGATGAAAGAAGAGTGAGGGAGTTTTTCGGAGGAAAAGTGGTAAAGCTAAACGGAGAGGTAAAAGTGGTTAGGGAATTTGACGATAAGTTCTTGGAGGAACTTACGATTAATGAAGTAGGTGAAACCGTAAAAAGCACGAAGAGGGTTAAACCCGAATATGCGGTGAGTATAACCAGAGCTTTTTATCGCGTTCAAGGAGGGGTAAGTAGATTCAAAGAGGTAAGTGATGGAGTTAAAGTCGACATCCTTTTCAATAACTATCACTACCTAGCTAGGGTAGATAACGAGGGTAGGATTGTTGATAATGTGATAGTGCCAGATGTAAATGTATATGCGAGCACAGAAAAGGGTTATAACAGGAAAAGGAGGTGCTTAATAGTTAGAGAGGGAGATGTGATCAAGGTCATCGATGCTAGCGGAGTAGTAGAAAGAAAAGAGATACCTAAGGGGATATTCTCCAAGCTGAAGTTCTCGGTAAGTAACGGCATCACGTCCGATTACTCCATAGATACGAACGACCCACTAGAACTAGTGTGA
- a CDS encoding NAD(P)-dependent oxidoreductase — protein MPQRILIIGASGQVGREMLSSISESMEILPTYNETALNGGTRLDVLQELNVIDLVLKFKPNIIINLSALTNVDRCEVDKDLAYKINAMSVKFITRAAMVNNSYLVHVSTDYVFDGEKGMYKEDDFPNPINYYGLTKLIGETFALSYDLSLVVRTSGVFGGKSNFPKFVMDNLKKGNTVKVIKDSFYSPISAKFLAKAILDILPMRITGIINIAGERISREDLAKRIGSRLGKEGLIDIVNENEMKWKAKRPRDSSLDISKAKKLISFNFYDIDKNLDTLGD, from the coding sequence ATGCCTCAAAGGATTCTAATAATTGGGGCTTCTGGGCAAGTAGGACGCGAGATGTTATCTTCGATTTCCGAGTCTATGGAGATTTTACCCACATATAATGAAACTGCATTAAACGGGGGGACTAGACTTGACGTTTTACAAGAATTAAATGTAATTGACTTAGTACTTAAATTTAAACCTAATATTATTATTAATCTGTCTGCACTAACTAATGTTGATAGATGTGAAGTTGACAAAGACTTGGCTTACAAGATAAATGCAATGTCAGTGAAATTCATTACTAGAGCTGCCATGGTGAACAATTCATATCTAGTTCACGTATCTACTGATTATGTATTTGATGGGGAGAAGGGTATGTACAAAGAGGACGATTTTCCAAATCCCATAAATTACTACGGATTAACCAAGCTAATAGGAGAGACCTTTGCGTTATCTTACGATCTTTCCCTAGTAGTTAGAACTTCTGGAGTGTTTGGAGGTAAATCCAACTTCCCTAAATTCGTTATGGATAACCTAAAGAAAGGAAATACAGTAAAGGTAATAAAGGATTCATTTTATTCCCCCATCAGCGCTAAATTCTTGGCTAAAGCGATCTTAGATATCTTACCTATGCGAATTACTGGGATAATAAATATAGCCGGAGAAAGAATCTCCAGGGAGGATTTAGCCAAACGCATAGGCTCAAGGTTAGGCAAAGAAGGGCTTATAGATATAGTTAATGAAAATGAAATGAAATGGAAGGCTAAAAGACCTAGGGACTCTTCTTTAGACATATCTAAAGCCAAGAAACTGATTTCGTTTAATTTTTATGATATAGATAAAAATCTAGATACATTAGGTGATTAA
- the rfbC gene encoding dTDP-4-dehydrorhamnose 3,5-epimerase yields MPFQFKETPISGVIHISSKRFEDKRGFFMELFKLDEMKALGISQFVQGNMSFSKKGIIRGLHYQINPFPQGKLVTVSKGSIADVAVDIRKGSPTFGKYVMYILNPGEMLWIPPGFAHGFQALEESYVIYFITHSKFSPQHERCIKWNDDEIGIKWPLKEEILSDKDMSCPPLSLAENNFIYSG; encoded by the coding sequence ATTCCTTTCCAGTTCAAAGAAACTCCTATAAGTGGTGTAATACACATTTCCTCAAAGAGATTCGAGGATAAAAGAGGTTTCTTCATGGAATTGTTTAAACTGGATGAAATGAAAGCGCTGGGAATTTCACAATTCGTTCAAGGAAACATGAGCTTTTCTAAAAAGGGAATAATAAGAGGATTACATTATCAAATTAATCCCTTTCCACAAGGAAAATTAGTAACCGTAAGCAAAGGTAGCATAGCTGACGTGGCTGTGGACATCAGAAAGGGTTCTCCTACGTTTGGTAAATATGTTATGTATATATTAAATCCAGGTGAAATGTTATGGATTCCTCCTGGTTTCGCCCACGGTTTTCAAGCTCTAGAGGAGTCATATGTAATTTACTTTATAACTCATTCAAAATTCTCTCCGCAACATGAAAGATGCATTAAGTGGAACGACGATGAAATAGGCATTAAGTGGCCCCTAAAGGAAGAAATATTAAGCGACAAGGACATGTCTTGTCCGCCATTGTCTCTTGCTGAAAATAACTTCATATACAGTGGTTAA
- the priX gene encoding DNA primase noncatalytic subunit PriX, which translates to MKIPLKYPDGSDAGYVEYDGKISKVYSQEGELLFTFIGRFPPRGRDYSWIDKVLSKGLKDSRKRFILFVASRYLMNVKKLDEDEAVQVIRDFYYKDGSGKLYDAWVRSVLRGVKEKGFRPWSLKKIQDNDKEMYQEIQRVLQG; encoded by the coding sequence TTGAAGATACCTCTAAAATATCCAGACGGAAGCGACGCGGGTTATGTGGAATACGATGGCAAAATTTCCAAGGTTTATAGTCAAGAGGGAGAGCTTCTTTTCACGTTTATAGGTAGATTTCCTCCAAGAGGAAGGGACTATTCATGGATAGATAAAGTTCTATCTAAGGGTCTTAAAGATTCACGTAAGAGGTTCATACTTTTCGTGGCTTCGAGGTATCTTATGAACGTTAAGAAGCTGGATGAAGACGAGGCAGTTCAAGTAATACGAGATTTTTATTATAAGGATGGAAGCGGTAAGCTTTATGATGCTTGGGTTAGATCGGTTCTTAGAGGCGTGAAGGAGAAGGGCTTTCGTCCATGGTCACTTAAAAAAATTCAAGACAATGATAAGGAGATGTACCAGGAGATACAAAGGGTACTTCAAGGCTGA
- a CDS encoding ATP-binding protein, which translates to MKCSKCDNEASIRIAYSNIILCASHFVEWLEQRIERTVEKYKMLEGTRKLGIAVSGGKDSTTLLHVMKKIADKKGIEIFGINIDLGIDQGKSYSSKSTEIAVKNFEMLNVNYRIVNIAKEYGFTIDEAKENIHRPVCSTCGLSKRYVMNWIALEEGIDTIATGHNVNDNAQFISMGYLTGDVENLSRLRNVAPAENGLVKKIKPLFLTYEKETLTYALIKRIPFIIDSCPNTFRVGGRTQDAVRRNLEEMEDKIPGYMLNLVENFERKIRPALEEKYLKKEEVSKCKICGMPTSKGRDICSFCAIRIKMKKIKSVT; encoded by the coding sequence TTGAAGTGTTCTAAATGCGATAACGAAGCGTCAATTAGGATAGCTTATTCAAACATTATCTTATGTGCATCTCATTTTGTGGAATGGTTGGAGCAGAGGATTGAAAGAACGGTGGAGAAGTACAAGATGTTGGAAGGAACAAGGAAGTTAGGAATAGCAGTGTCAGGAGGGAAGGATAGTACAACCCTGCTTCATGTTATGAAGAAAATAGCCGACAAGAAAGGCATAGAGATCTTCGGCATTAATATAGATTTGGGAATAGACCAAGGTAAGTCCTATTCAAGTAAAAGTACAGAGATTGCAGTAAAGAATTTCGAAATGCTAAATGTCAACTATAGAATAGTAAACATAGCGAAGGAATATGGTTTCACCATAGACGAAGCCAAAGAAAATATTCATAGACCGGTATGCAGTACATGCGGTCTGTCCAAGAGGTATGTTATGAATTGGATAGCGTTAGAGGAAGGAATAGATACCATAGCTACAGGTCATAATGTAAATGATAACGCTCAATTCATAAGTATGGGATACCTGACAGGAGACGTTGAGAACTTGTCTAGGTTAAGGAATGTTGCGCCAGCAGAGAACGGATTAGTTAAGAAAATAAAACCACTTTTCTTAACCTACGAAAAGGAAACCTTAACCTACGCTCTCATAAAGAGAATACCTTTCATTATAGACTCCTGTCCTAACACTTTTAGAGTGGGTGGGAGAACCCAAGACGCAGTAAGGAGGAACCTTGAGGAGATGGAAGATAAGATACCCGGTTATATGCTAAACTTGGTCGAGAACTTTGAAAGAAAGATAAGGCCTGCGTTAGAGGAAAAATACCTAAAGAAGGAGGAGGTAAGTAAGTGTAAAATCTGTGGAATGCCAACATCTAAGGGAAGGGACATTTGTTCTTTCTGCGCAATTAGAATAAAGATGAAGAAAATAAAAAGTGTGACCTAA